The segment AAGATAATGGCAAGGATATTCCACTAGTAGGAATCAGCTACCTGAATGTTGATATTCATTAGATTTTCTTAAAGGCTGGGTGATTTTGAGAAATGAATTGTTATAACAAGAACACTTTCAAACACACAGCGCCTGGGAAACAGCTCAGGGGTGGCCAACCTTCCTGGAGAGCAAGAAGGATTTTCTTTCAGTTCTATTGTAAAGATGCATGTTTGTCCTTACCTTGAAAGGAGTCTCTTGACAAGGAGACTGCAATCTATGATTTGGTTACCCAGTGTCCTCAACCATGAGTATTTCCTGTGCAGAGCCTTGGTGTAGTGGTTACACTCCCCGGGCACATGTCATATGACTTTCCACCTGACAAAAGGAATCAATCTCTGCTTCCCACCTTCCCACTGTTTCTCCCATTTCCGTATCACATTTCATTACTGTCTGAATGTGTCAAACCACCCAAGAACTTTAATATCATCCCCTCCAAAAATCTATTACAAAGTTGTAGAATTGAGTGATAATTTAATGTCCAAAGCATCCAGAATACACCTGACCAGTCCCCCCCCCCGGTCATAGGGGTAAGCCATGCCAAAAtatatagaattgcaggaaattagctttaaaaaagtacaatcttcctggggaggacccccccccccccccccccccatcttggTTGTGTGCCAGGGGGAAAGGAAATTCATAGAAAATCTCACTCCAAGCTTAGCTTTCTTCAAAAGGTGGCAACCCTGGCTAAAGTGTTTCTTTCTGTGTCCACTGCAGCTACATTCGCTTCTCTGCTATCTGCGCGAGTGCGGTGCGAGCAGCACTGAAACCACAGTTCAAAGTCGAGGCAATGAAAGTTGCAGAATCCAGCGTCAAAGTCTATGTCCCAAAGGCTATAGCATGTGAGTATTGAAAGGACAAATCACTACAAtcttttaaaataataattgtaTCCATCTACCACCTCCTAACCATCACACAATATTGCCTCAAACTCTTGCTGCTTGGGCTATCACACCTGATTTATATTGGTTCTATTTACTGCAGCTGCCAAGTAAGCATGTCAAGTATTTGCCTACTAAATCAGTCTGCTTTATTAGGCAAGTCAACTTTCTCATTGCCATAGATGTAGAACACTGCAGATTATCAGACAGTAATCACCATAATTTATATATTGCCTATGGGCATTACTCTCTTTTTGTAATCTGCAGTTCTCAAGCAACTAGAA is part of the Oncorhynchus masou masou isolate Uvic2021 chromosome 33, UVic_Omas_1.1, whole genome shotgun sequence genome and harbors:
- the LOC135528041 gene encoding ATP synthase subunit epsilon, mitochondrial-like — encoded protein: MVAYWRQAGLSYIRFSAICASAVRAALKPQFKVEAMKVAESSVKVYVPKAIA